Proteins found in one Acinetobacter sp. XH1741 genomic segment:
- a CDS encoding DUF5713 family protein has translation MFDDLLLPMFDDEYYPDILVAELKQLIEQFAKKVQKSASVDQDVYRYAHQIVNEINEMKPQFEDLDSSLDDSAADYIAEAMMMVAQDAGYLDLEMEELVMNREW, from the coding sequence ATGTTTGATGACTTACTTCTCCCAATGTTTGATGATGAATATTATCCAGATATTTTGGTCGCTGAACTCAAGCAGTTAATTGAACAATTTGCGAAAAAAGTTCAAAAGTCTGCTTCGGTTGATCAGGATGTTTATCGTTATGCTCATCAGATTGTGAATGAAATTAATGAAATGAAGCCACAGTTTGAAGATCTTGATTCCTCACTTGATGATAGTGCTGCTGACTATATTGCTGAAGCAATGATGATGGTGGCACAAGATGCGGGATATTTAGATCTTGAAATGGAAGAGCTGGTTATGAATCGAGAGTGGTGA
- the rlmE gene encoding 23S rRNA (uridine(2552)-2'-O)-methyltransferase RlmE encodes MATRITNQKLSKSSRAWMREHLDDPFVKKAQKEGYRARAAYKLLEIQEKYKLIKPGMTVVDLGAAPGSWSQIAGKLVGSKGLVIASDILPMDALPDVTFLQGDFREEAVFEKLLNILNGRQVDIVISDMAPNTSGNRAVDQPRQIYLCELALDFAQKVLGPNGQFVVKVFQGAGFDEFRKQVVDSFDVLKTAKPAASRARSKEVFLVGQGRKKALQ; translated from the coding sequence ATGGCAACACGCATCACAAACCAAAAATTGTCTAAAAGTAGTCGTGCGTGGATGAGGGAACATCTAGACGATCCTTTTGTAAAAAAAGCACAAAAGGAAGGATATCGTGCACGAGCAGCCTATAAACTTCTTGAAATTCAAGAAAAATATAAGTTGATCAAGCCAGGCATGACAGTGGTTGATTTGGGAGCAGCTCCTGGGAGTTGGTCACAAATTGCTGGGAAACTTGTTGGTAGCAAGGGCTTAGTTATTGCTTCCGATATTTTGCCTATGGATGCTTTGCCGGATGTCACGTTCTTACAAGGCGACTTCAGAGAAGAAGCTGTATTTGAAAAATTGTTAAATATTTTAAATGGAAGACAAGTAGACATTGTAATTTCTGATATGGCCCCCAATACATCAGGTAATAGGGCTGTTGATCAACCTAGACAGATTTACTTGTGTGAGCTTGCTTTAGACTTTGCTCAAAAAGTTTTGGGTCCAAATGGACAGTTTGTTGTTAAAGTGTTCCAAGGCGCAGGCTTTGATGAGTTTCGTAAACAGGTAGTTGATAGTTTTGATGTGTTAAAAACAGCAAAACCAGCAGCTTCTCGGGCGCGATCTAAAGAAGTTTTTTTGGTTGGACAAGGGCGTAAGAAAGCATTGCAATAA
- the yhbY gene encoding ribosome assembly RNA-binding protein YhbY, whose translation MAALSIHERKRLRQIGHVLNPVVMIGGQGLTEAVIEETLRALNDHELIKVKIAGEDREARAAVIDSIVEATGAEAVQKIGKIVLLYKKAAKQNQHLSNLVRHAHLAN comes from the coding sequence ATGGCCGCTTTATCTATTCATGAACGTAAACGTTTACGTCAAATTGGTCATGTGCTTAATCCGGTTGTCATGATTGGTGGACAAGGCTTAACAGAAGCTGTAATTGAAGAAACTCTTCGTGCTTTAAATGATCACGAACTCATCAAAGTAAAAATTGCTGGTGAAGACCGTGAAGCTCGTGCAGCAGTAATCGACTCGATTGTAGAAGCAACTGGCGCTGAAGCTGTGCAAAAAATTGGTAAAATTGTTTTACTTTATAAAAAAGCAGCTAAACAAAACCAACACTTGTCTAACCTCGTTCGTCACGCTCATTTAGCAAACTAA
- the ftsH gene encoding ATP-dependent zinc metalloprotease FtsH, with translation MSDYFKNAVLWLIILGVLILIFSNISDRNKPTAMKYSDFVAAVNAGQIKQVTIDGLNISGEKTNGSQFETVRPQVEDTELMPSLNKQNVVVEGTAPQRQGILMQLLIASFPVLLIILLFMFFMRNMGGGAGGKNGPMSFGKSKAKMLSEDQIKVTFADVAGCDEAKQEVVEIVDFLKDPAKFKRLGATIPRGVLMVGPPGTGKTLLAKAIAGEAKVPFFSISGSDFVEMFVGVGASRVRDMFEQAKRHAPCIIFIDEIDAVGRHRGSGTGGGHDEREQTLNQMLVEMDGFEGNEGVIVIAATNRVDVLDKALLRPGRFDRQVMVGLPDIRGREQILNVHLKKLPSVTGVDVKVLSRGTPGFSGAQLANLVNEAALFAARRNKNTVDMHDFEDAKDKIYMGPERKSMVLREEERRATAYHEAGHAIVAEILPGTDPVHKVTIMPRGWALGVTWQLPEQDQISHYKDKMLNEIAILFGGRIAEEVFIQQQSTGASNDFERATKMARAMVTKYGMSDKMGVMVYEDENQNGFFGNVGSRTISEATQQQVDQEVRRILDEQYRVARDILENNKDIAHAMVKALMEWETIDREQIRDIMEGREPQPPKVYIAENPVAAFEPPKDGPSTPPPLPAMN, from the coding sequence TTGAGCGATTACTTCAAGAATGCCGTATTGTGGCTAATAATACTGGGTGTTCTGATTTTAATTTTCAGTAATATCAGTGACCGCAATAAGCCTACTGCAATGAAATATTCAGATTTTGTTGCAGCGGTGAATGCTGGCCAGATTAAGCAAGTCACAATTGACGGTTTAAACATTAGTGGTGAAAAAACTAACGGATCTCAGTTTGAAACTGTTCGTCCGCAAGTTGAAGACACTGAACTTATGCCAAGCTTAAATAAGCAAAATGTTGTTGTAGAGGGCACAGCTCCACAGCGTCAAGGCATTTTGATGCAACTTCTCATTGCTAGTTTCCCTGTACTGTTAATCATTTTGTTATTCATGTTCTTTATGCGTAACATGGGTGGTGGTGCAGGCGGTAAAAATGGTCCGATGAGTTTTGGTAAATCGAAGGCAAAAATGCTTTCGGAAGACCAGATTAAAGTGACTTTTGCCGACGTTGCGGGTTGTGATGAAGCGAAACAAGAAGTTGTTGAAATTGTAGATTTCTTAAAAGATCCTGCAAAATTCAAACGCTTGGGCGCTACTATTCCACGTGGCGTACTTATGGTTGGTCCTCCAGGTACTGGTAAAACGTTATTAGCCAAAGCAATTGCTGGTGAAGCAAAGGTTCCATTCTTCAGCATTTCTGGTTCTGACTTTGTCGAGATGTTTGTGGGTGTGGGTGCGTCCCGTGTCCGTGACATGTTTGAACAAGCAAAACGTCATGCACCATGTATCATCTTTATCGATGAGATTGATGCAGTGGGTCGTCACCGTGGTTCGGGTACAGGTGGTGGTCACGATGAACGTGAGCAAACCCTAAACCAAATGCTCGTAGAGATGGATGGTTTTGAAGGTAATGAAGGCGTAATTGTTATTGCTGCGACTAACCGTGTTGACGTATTAGATAAAGCATTATTACGTCCAGGCCGTTTTGACCGTCAAGTTATGGTTGGTTTACCTGATATTCGTGGTCGTGAACAAATCCTGAATGTACATTTGAAAAAATTGCCTTCAGTGACTGGCGTGGATGTTAAAGTTTTATCTCGTGGTACGCCTGGTTTCTCTGGTGCGCAGTTGGCAAACCTTGTAAATGAAGCTGCTTTATTTGCTGCTCGTCGTAATAAGAACACTGTCGATATGCATGATTTTGAAGATGCAAAAGATAAGATCTATATGGGTCCTGAACGTAAATCAATGGTTTTACGTGAAGAAGAGCGCCGTGCAACTGCATATCATGAAGCAGGGCATGCAATTGTAGCCGAGATTTTACCGGGTACTGACCCTGTGCATAAGGTAACAATTATGCCGCGTGGTTGGGCTCTAGGTGTAACTTGGCAGTTACCTGAACAAGATCAGATTAGCCACTATAAAGACAAAATGTTAAATGAAATTGCAATTTTGTTTGGTGGACGTATTGCTGAAGAAGTCTTCATTCAGCAGCAATCAACTGGTGCTTCAAATGACTTCGAACGTGCTACAAAAATGGCTCGTGCGATGGTAACAAAGTACGGTATGTCTGACAAAATGGGTGTTATGGTTTACGAAGATGAAAATCAAAATGGATTCTTCGGTAATGTAGGTAGTCGTACAATTTCTGAAGCAACTCAACAACAAGTTGATCAGGAAGTACGCCGTATTTTAGATGAGCAATATCGAGTAGCTCGTGATATCTTGGAAAATAATAAAGATATCGCCCACGCTATGGTTAAAGCGTTGATGGAATGGGAAACTATTGATCGTGAGCAAATCCGTGACATCATGGAAGGCCGCGAACCTCAACCACCTAAAGTATATATTGCTGAAAACCCAGTGGCTGCATTTGAACCACCAAAAGATGGTCCATCTACTCCGCCACCATTACCCGCAATGAATTAA
- the folP gene encoding dihydropteroate synthase → MQLISLPEQILQCGELQLDLSRPHIMGILNVTPDSFSDGGKHDQLDQAIAHALTMVEQGATIIDIGGESTRPGASQVAVEEEIRRVVPVVDALAKYNIILSIDTSQPEVMRSAKAVGAHIWNDVRALTRPNALQTAVELDIPVVIMHMRGEPTTMNQLDQYTDVTLDVIAELQQRVNEALNAGVKKQNIIIDPGFGFAKNAHQNLKLLKEFWKLNEMGYPILSGLSRKRFIGEALHGAAADQRAVGSVTGHLLSIQQGASIVRAHDVKAMHDAILVWKAMQHA, encoded by the coding sequence ATGCAGTTAATATCTTTACCAGAGCAGATTTTACAGTGTGGAGAGCTTCAATTAGATTTATCACGACCACATATCATGGGCATTTTAAATGTTACCCCTGACTCTTTTAGTGATGGTGGTAAACATGATCAATTAGATCAAGCTATTGCTCATGCACTCACTATGGTTGAACAAGGTGCGACTATTATTGATATTGGTGGTGAATCAACCCGACCAGGCGCCTCACAGGTAGCTGTAGAAGAAGAAATTCGAAGAGTTGTACCTGTAGTTGATGCTTTAGCTAAATACAATATTATTCTATCGATTGATACAAGCCAGCCAGAGGTGATGCGCTCAGCAAAAGCAGTTGGAGCACATATTTGGAATGATGTGCGTGCGTTAACGCGTCCTAATGCCCTACAAACAGCTGTTGAATTAGATATACCTGTAGTGATTATGCATATGCGTGGTGAGCCAACGACAATGAATCAGTTGGACCAATATACTGATGTAACGCTAGATGTTATAGCGGAGCTTCAGCAGCGCGTGAATGAGGCTTTAAATGCAGGTGTAAAAAAACAAAATATTATTATTGATCCTGGTTTTGGTTTTGCAAAAAATGCTCATCAAAATTTAAAACTTTTAAAAGAGTTTTGGAAGCTTAATGAAATGGGGTATCCAATTTTATCTGGCCTTTCCCGTAAACGTTTCATTGGTGAAGCTTTACACGGGGCTGCCGCAGATCAGCGTGCTGTAGGAAGTGTTACTGGGCATTTGCTGAGTATTCAGCAAGGTGCGTCTATTGTGAGAGCACATGATGTAAAGGCGATGCATGACGCTATTTTGGTGTGGAAAGCTATGCAACACGCTTGA